One segment of Dehalococcoidia bacterium DNA contains the following:
- a CDS encoding ethylbenzene dehydrogenase-related protein — protein MTQSKGQGRISRRGFLIGAAAAAAGAGGLAYGVLQATRGGAQRQEVPEVVARRIAQPVPATDPLSSLWGKAEEVEVALTGQMVIMPFRREPAVASIRVRALHDGSQIAFRLHWPDDSHDQLSIRITDFRDACAVFLGPYPAPESLWFMGTKEAPVTIMQWRADWQKDMDEGFQDLEVAFPNVTFEYYPPLAKGPWPPKPQDYPAGARIWLPGWAVGNPLSQPEKATPVQKLMGIGPGTLEPFPTQNAVGKGVWQDGRWLVAIGRPLTAADDGEIPLSPGKMYSLAFALWMGSAKDRGARKSITQLGRLTLEA, from the coding sequence ATGACCCAGAGCAAGGGGCAGGGGCGCATTTCCCGCCGCGGGTTCCTGATTGGCGCGGCAGCGGCGGCCGCTGGCGCCGGAGGTCTGGCCTATGGCGTCCTGCAGGCCACACGCGGGGGTGCCCAGCGCCAAGAAGTGCCCGAGGTGGTAGCGAGGCGCATCGCCCAACCAGTGCCGGCCACCGACCCCCTCTCCTCCCTTTGGGGAAAGGCCGAGGAGGTGGAGGTGGCCCTTACCGGCCAGATGGTCATAATGCCCTTCCGACGGGAGCCGGCGGTGGCGTCCATAAGGGTGCGGGCCCTTCACGACGGCAGCCAGATCGCCTTCCGCCTGCACTGGCCTGACGATAGCCACGACCAACTGAGCATCAGGATCACCGATTTCAGGGACGCCTGTGCCGTCTTCCTGGGCCCTTACCCAGCCCCCGAATCCCTTTGGTTCATGGGCACCAAGGAGGCGCCGGTGACCATCATGCAGTGGCGGGCCGACTGGCAGAAGGACATGGACGAGGGGTTCCAGGACCTGGAGGTGGCCTTCCCCAACGTCACCTTTGAGTATTACCCGCCCTTGGCCAAGGGACCCTGGCCCCCCAAGCCGCAAGATTACCCCGCAGGCGCCCGTATATGGCTGCCTGGCTGGGCGGTGGGCAATCCCCTCTCTCAACCAGAGAAGGCAACGCCGGTGCAGAAGCTCATGGGCATCGGCCCTGGCACGTTGGAGCCCTTCCCCACCCAAAACGCCGTAGGGAAAGGGGTGTGGCAGGATGGGCGCTGGCTGGTGGCCATTGGCCGGCCCCTGACCGCTGCCGATGATGGCGAGATACCCCTCTCCCCCGGCAAGATGTATTCCCTCGCCTTCGCCCTTTGGATGGGCTCGGCCAAAGACCGGGGCGCGCGCAAGTCCATCACCCAGCTGGGGCGCCTCACCCTGGAGGCATAG